ATAAACCGAGCCTGCCGAATCACGATAAACCGAGCCTGCCGAATCACGATAAACCGAACCCAAAACCCAATGATGTTCCAAAGCCTGATGTCTTACCCCTGCCTAAAGAAAATAAATAAAAAGTGCAGGTCACTGGTTAACAAATGTAATATTATCACACTTGACAACTTTACTGTGTTTGGTTAATTTAAACCGAGCAATAATCTGAAATAAGGCAGTCTGCATGGAGAAAAGACGGATACTGGCAATCGATGACGATCTGACAGTATTGAAGTTTATCGAATCAGCGCTGAGGAGTGCTTATGAGATCAGCACGCTCAGTTTCTGTCATGATATTCAAAACACCCTGGAATCATTCAGACCAGACCTGCTCCTTCTTGACCTTAAACTCCCCAACAATGACGGTTATGAACTCTGCCAGCAGATCAGGGAATACCGTAACTTTGATTCGATTCCCGTGATTCTGATGACCGGAGTAGACCTCAACGCCATCCGCAACAACTACAGCAAAGTGGGAGCTTCGGACTATCTCCTCAAACCGTTCGACGCTGACTCGCTCATCAGTAAGATCAGCTCCACTTTCAATTCAGTTAATTGATTTTATCCCCGGCTGCTAATAGAATAATGTCAGTGGTCAG
This window of the Candidatus Wallbacteria bacterium genome carries:
- a CDS encoding response regulator; the encoded protein is MEKRRILAIDDDLTVLKFIESALRSAYEISTLSFCHDIQNTLESFRPDLLLLDLKLPNNDGYELCQQIREYRNFDSIPVILMTGVDLNAIRNNYSKVGASDYLLKPFDADSLISKISSTFNSVN